Part of the Nicotiana sylvestris chromosome 5, ASM39365v2, whole genome shotgun sequence genome is shown below.
ggggtggtgcgcAAAGTTCAGAAGAGCCCAGCCagttctatgctatgagtggtcaccagactgcagaggcttctccatatgttgttacaggtattttgACTGTCCAATcccatgatgtgtatgcacttattgaccccggttccaccttgtcctatgttaccccttttgttgctatggaattcGGGATAGAACCAGAACAGCTTGATGAACAATTTTCGGTATCTACTCCGGTTGGTGAGGAAATTTTGGCTACTCGAGCCTATAGAAGTTGTGTTGTCAAGGTGCGCGGTAGGGATACCATGGCCGATCTCATTGAATTGgggatggttgattttgatgtaagaATGGGAATGGGTTGGCTTTACTCATGTTTTGCCAAGCTTGATTGTCGAACTAGAAATATAAGGCTTGAGTTTCCTAATGAGCCCGTGGTGGAATTGAAGGGGGATAACGTAATGCCTAAAGgtcggtttatttcttacctAAAGGCCGCAAAGATGATCATaaaggggtgtatctatcatttagtccATGTTATGGACACTGATGTCGAGGCACCTAGCCTTGAGTCCGTACCtgttgtgaatgaatttccggatgtctttccagatgagctccctGGGGTTCCTCCAGACACGGAGATagattttgggatcgatgtgatgccaggcacacaacctatatcaattccaccttacagaataGCACTGGCtgaattgaaagagttaaagtAACAATTGAAGGATTTTCTACAAAAGGGTTTCATCCGGTCGAGTGTGTTACCATGGGGCAGATCGGttttgtttgtaaggaagaaagatgggtcgttgcgaatgtgtattgactactgGCAGCttaacaaagtcaccatcaaaaataaatatcctctacccagaatagatgacttgtttgattaATTGCAAGGTGCTATGTGTTTTTCAAAGATCGACTTGTGGTccggttatcaccaattgaagataagggagcaaGATATTCCAAAAACATCTTTCAAAACTCGGTACGGGCACTTTGAATTCCTAGTAATGTCTTTTGTGCTAACAAATACCccgacagctttcatggatcttatgaatcgagtcttcaagccttttctaaACTCTTttgtgatagtattcattgattaTATTCATGTATATTCAAGAAGTCAAGAAGATCATGCTAACCATCTCAGGGCAGTTTTGCAAACTCTTCAGTAACATCAACAGTATGcaaagttttcgaaatgtgaattttggcttgaatccgtcatgttcttgggtcatgtcatctccagggaaggaattatggttgatcctcaaaagattgcggCAGTGAaaaattggcctagacccactaCTCCAatagagattcgtagtttcttTGGTTTAGCCGGGTACTATAgaagatttgtggaggggttttcttctcttgcctctccattgactaaattgacccagaaagcagttaagttccagtgGTCAGACACTTGTGAGAAGAGcttccaagaattgaaatcaagcTTGACTACAACACCGATACTAATCCTGTCGGAGGGTACAAtgggatttgtggtgtattgcgatgcttcaaggaTTGGGCTCGGGTGCGTGTTAATGCAGCACGGCAAGGTAATAGCctacgcttctaggcaactcaagaatcatgaaaaaaCTATCTAactcatgacttagagcttgcgggAGTGGTGTTTGCGCTAATGATTTTGCAACATTATCtatatggggtccatgtggatgtattcacggaccacaagagccttcaatatattttcatgtagaaggagttgaatttgacgcagagaagatggctagagttactcaaggattatgacattgatattctctatcacccgaaaaaggctaatgttgtggcgaATGCTCTTAGTAGAAAATTTATGGGAAGTTTGGCTCGTTTGAGGGCATATCAGAGGCCATTGGCCCGGGAGGTTCATCAATTGGCATGTTTAGGAGTtcgccttgcggactctaatTATAGAGGGGTAGTTGTGTAGAATAGGGCTGAATCGTCGCTTGTGGCAGAGGTGAAAGAAAAGCAATTCAGCGATCCATTattagcacaactgaaagaggggatccataaacacaagaccacaactTTTTCCCTTGGCattgatgatggtaccctacggtgccAAGGACGCCTATGTGTTCAGAATATTGACGATCTTCGGGGAAGGATCATGGTAGAAGGTCACGCTTCCAGGTATTcagtgcacccaggttctacaaaaatgtatcatgatcttaaggaagtttattggtggaacaacatgaaaagCGATGCGGTGGACTTTGTGGCTAGATGTccaaactgtcagcaagtgaaggacGAACATCAAAGACCCAAAGGActggctcaaagcatagaaattccaatgtggaaatggtagatgatcaatatggattttgtggtagagTTGCCGTGCACTTCgtgcaagtttgactcaatttgggtgattgttgatcgactcacaaaatcagcgcacttctttCCAGTCAAATCTACTGACACAGCGGAACAGTATGCctagttgtatatcaaggaaatagttagGTTGCATggtatcacacctcctttttccgcccccgcgggggtacaaggagtttttccaattaaaggacaatcgaaacgggatttgtttgtttatttcagagtcgccacttgggagatttagggtgtcccaagtcaccaattttaatcccgaatcgaggaaaagaatgactccatattacagtctgcgtaccagaaatccggataaggaattctgttaacccgggaaaaggtgttaggcattcccgagttccgtggttctagcacggtcgctcaactgttatattgggcttgattatctgattttatacaaatatgaacttatgtgcaaatttttaactctttaccgcttttattaattgttattattatttttacaagaatgtgaacattgtttaaaacatgtctttggattacgtcacatgaaatgcacccgcaatccggaacacatttttattcaatgttttgggatttggatttgggtcgcatgaaatacgcacccgagtttaagaagataacattattaaatacgcgcctaaagcgactagcgtatcattattttgggtagggccatgaaatttgctaaaacggctcctcccgaattctaagcaattaaatgtatatttattgagggccccgcaatctatacattttattaagcgaggctcatctcatttattttaaatggacatatcttaaagcgactacatttttctataaaaattagtctctaaaataaagaaagaaaatcctaattaattactagctttttttattattattttaagaaaacatggcatgctaattgctagattaacACAAATATTGATGAcaaaggaattttactcaaaatttcgaaattacaaataaaataaaattcgacaactaatatccaaaagaatcaaatacaactcagcattattatataaacaaattattgagattaattattcacaaccatttgaaactagatttaaccataattacctaagcttattagaaagtttattagacttaaacgttcttctaatcttgcttgaactcgaatcatgccttaatgcctaatttacgaaatttaatttaaattcatgccttagctaaatttagctacttattcatgattaacctgctgttgataatcttgaaaccttcataactagtgaattaacccattttgccaaaccgattcattaaagactaacttatgttattttttcttattccaattattattcagtaatacatgaaatagcttaaatataatcaacaaaaggaacaaagaaaaacgaaattaaacttcaaaaattcattcttcatatgtatccatgcttccacattattagattgcaatagctagtattacagtcgtgtacctggtattggaaacaaaagaagatgaagttgagaatcagcagcagtaataaccatacagcacagcaacaacagtccagcaacactaacaacccaggaacagagtttgcaaaccggtggagtattaatccccaaaacaaaagcttcaagcttcgatgaaacaacaacaattaatgttgatttcaaacaatgaaagaaagcagaagatttttttagttttttttttatatgaaagtttaaatatttttcggaatttttctttctctcctaaatattcagctctttttttttcctctcttaTTCTCTCTGTCCGTTCTTTTTTCTGTCTTTCcttcttattttgttcttctcttattcttatttgttcttcctccaaatctgattcaagacctcttCATTTTATATCTCATGATTcaaatccgaacaacagaaatgacaacaaaataagccaccacaagcttctctcttgctaaccaaggaacggagcgtcctcccactttatcaaaattggcatcttagccactgagcttcgcatcagtattgtccagaccattgccaacttcgatatcatcaaccttagtcaacaagtcccaataggattcgagtgcttctgttatcaggcctgatccccgcaaagtgtgcttctgggtcttgtatttccggcttaccacaaaccaaccaccttaactttctttgtgattcaaagcgaaacaggttagaatggactccgtcggtccccattattaataacatcttttcctctctttttttttcattttcttttttcattttttttcctttctttttttcgatttttgttttcgatttttttttttcttcattttttcttttcttttttttttcgatttttgtggtcgaatcttatggagattgcctacgtatcatgaccccgcataaatcagacctagcgtagttcggaccaataaaagataaacaatactattcatttttttttcaattttcatattaaaataaactaggtttcaaaggtttaaagatgaactacaaactcgaaaatcaaacaacccacatattctaattaaagatttataacctcgaaaCAAAAAAGgctagcttcctttccccgtttgacaaatgcaaccaaacggctatttttgcaaatgtgaccccttccaaatctctcatgaattttgaggccggggaggattattttgacactttacaaacttgtccgttcttttacgaaaatagcctttcgacaactgaaagatactctaaggctatttcggcaagaacggtttaagatgcggccgaagctggcttgacttattttgaccaaatatCCAAACgatattcacctgaccgttgactctttgtttttatttatttttttttcaaattacaataaaaaccgggtgttgcaaacacggtccttcagcgcctcggggacgaagattttttaaggctgtgtgggtcaactggaccaaatcttaaaaatgacccaaaggtggctgtttatgcaaagtcggccttccgtcgtccctttcgggaacattcggctatgtcttgataaaacagcgtcacccgacttctttatgacaaaattaaaatttgacatattttttttgttgctatttttagcaaaaagggggggttggacaccacccgacttatttatgacaaaattaaaattttgacacgttttttatttatttattggtttttggctattttagcaaaaaagggggttgaacccgatgagggttgcctacgtatctcacatccggtgagaatcaaacccgcatagttcgggcaaattaaccgaactattttcaaacagaattttctttttctttttcagcagcaaataacaaaaccactttccaAGCACGAATCTTTCatttcattttggcattttcagaaaataataataaaaaactattttaaaaataagattcttttttcattgtcatttttcaggggaagacaaactattttccttttttttttttttgaaaaataagacagaaaaacgattttttttctttctattttttctttgcttttaataaaacaaactaataagacatttttttttcattttctcaaattttttgcagagttttgacggtattcgggcattgggtttttttcaaaaataaacaatcaattccctaaccgcttatttttcaatttcaaaatattattcctcatattcaaaagtcagtcaacacataagtccgaatcaaataaatgcgcaagtagcagcaagtaagatgcatcaggatggtcattttcaatttttggtatacctgtcctagacaggcccaacccctgtgttgagcc
Proteins encoded:
- the LOC138869209 gene encoding uncharacterized protein; protein product: MSGHQTAEASPYVVTGILTVQSHDVYALIDPGSTLSYVTPFVAMEFGIEPEQLDEQFSVSTPVGEEILATRAYRSCVVKVRGRDTMADLIELGMVDFDVRMGMGWLYSCFAKLDCRTRNIRLEFPNEPVVELKGDNVMPKGRFISYLKAAKMIIKGCIYHLVHVMDTDVEAPSLESVPVVNEFPDVFPDELPGVPPDTEIDFGIDVMPGTQPISIPPYRIALAELKELK
- the LOC138869210 gene encoding uncharacterized protein codes for the protein MFLGHVISREGIMVDPQKIAAVKNWPRPTTPIEIRSFFGLAGYYRRFVEGFSSLASPLTKLTQKAVKFQWSDTCEKSFQELKSSLTTTPILILSEGTMGFVVYCDASRIGLGCVLMQHGKNRAESSLVAEVKEKQFSDPLLAQLKEGIHKHKTTTFSLGIDDGTLRCQGRLCVQNIDDLRGRIMVEGHASRYSVHPGSTKMYHDLKEVYWWNNMKSDAVDFVARCPNCQQVKDEHQRPKGLAQSIEIPMWKW